The following are from one region of the Staphylococcus argenteus genome:
- the nikC gene encoding nickel transporter permease, which translates to MLRGLTKDNFIFYLFIIYLILMIILQFFVNSADATKVNLSQTFEPISWGHLLGTDDYGRDLFTRVIVGARSTLFITVLTLFAIVIIGITFGLLAGYKKGWVERIILRIIDIGLSIPEFIIMIALASFFQPSIWNLVIAITIIKWMNYTRLTRSIVNSELTKPYIKMAKLFHVPTRVILLRHLIPKIMPSIIVLMVVDFGKIILYISSLSFIGLGAQPPTPEWGAMLQLGRDFISSHPIMLIAPASIIATTILIFNLTGDALRDKLLKQRGEYYESH; encoded by the coding sequence ATGCTTAGAGGTTTGACTAAAGATAATTTTATATTTTATCTATTTATCATTTATTTAATACTTATGATAATTTTGCAATTCTTTGTGAATAGTGCTGATGCAACAAAAGTTAACTTATCTCAAACGTTTGAGCCAATAAGTTGGGGCCATTTACTAGGAACAGATGACTATGGTCGTGATTTATTTACGAGAGTTATTGTGGGCGCACGATCAACATTATTTATCACTGTCTTAACATTATTCGCTATCGTCATAATCGGTATAACATTCGGATTACTTGCAGGATATAAAAAAGGATGGGTAGAGCGTATTATATTACGTATTATTGATATCGGATTAAGTATACCGGAATTTATTATCATGATAGCATTAGCAAGTTTTTTTCAACCAAGCATTTGGAATTTAGTTATTGCAATTACAATAATAAAATGGATGAATTATACAAGATTAACGAGAAGTATTGTAAATAGCGAGCTTACCAAACCTTACATTAAAATGGCAAAATTATTTCATGTACCAACAAGGGTGATATTATTACGACACTTAATCCCTAAGATTATGCCGTCAATTATCGTTTTGATGGTGGTTGATTTCGGAAAAATTATATTATACATCAGCTCATTATCTTTCATAGGTCTAGGTGCTCAACCACCGACACCAGAGTGGGGCGCTATGTTGCAACTTGGCAGAGATTTTATTTCATCACATCCAATTATGCTCATTGCACCTGCTTCCATCATTGCTACAACGATTTTAATTTTTAATCTAACTGGTGACGCGCTAAGAGATAAATTGTTGAAACAACGGGGTGAGTATTATGAGTCTCATTGA
- the nikB gene encoding nickel ABC transporter permease, translating into MFMIRSILHRLIQMIVVLFVISTLTFILMKLSPGNPVDKILHLDVAHVSAKQINATEEKLGLKDSLVSQWWQWMKQLFQLNLGRSIETKEPVTQSLFEYAPPTLLISFSTLILSLAISIPLGVLSAIRYHKLTDKVIRTVSTLSISLPAFFIGIILLFIFTNLLNIDSILWNQFILPVFTLSLGMCAYIIRLVRSNLLTLYQSNVVKASRLRGMSERYILIHDLLKPTLLPIIPLLGISLGSLIGGTVVIENLFDIPGIGYLLMDSIKSRDYPIIQGCVLFIGFFVVLINTIADLLSLSLDPKQRLHFKNQKNNSNVSSILESGDQHA; encoded by the coding sequence ATGTTCATGATAAGGTCTATTTTGCATAGACTGATACAAATGATAGTTGTTTTATTTGTTATTTCAACACTAACTTTCATTTTGATGAAATTATCTCCAGGAAATCCAGTTGATAAAATACTTCATCTCGATGTGGCACATGTGTCGGCAAAACAAATAAATGCAACTGAAGAAAAATTGGGTTTAAAGGATTCACTCGTATCGCAGTGGTGGCAATGGATGAAACAATTGTTTCAATTAAATTTAGGACGTAGTATAGAAACTAAAGAACCTGTTACACAGTCACTATTTGAGTATGCACCGCCAACTTTGCTTATATCTTTTTCAACGTTAATCTTGTCATTAGCGATATCGATACCATTAGGTGTACTATCAGCAATACGATATCACAAATTGACTGATAAAGTGATTAGAACAGTGTCAACCTTATCAATCAGTTTGCCAGCATTTTTTATTGGTATTATATTATTATTCATTTTTACCAATTTATTAAATATAGATAGCATTTTATGGAATCAGTTTATATTACCTGTCTTTACATTGTCGTTAGGAATGTGTGCGTATATCATTCGCTTAGTTCGATCAAATTTGCTCACACTTTATCAAAGTAATGTAGTTAAAGCATCACGCTTACGTGGTATGAGTGAACGTTATATATTAATTCATGATTTATTAAAGCCAACACTTTTACCAATTATTCCATTATTAGGTATTTCTCTTGGAAGTCTCATTGGTGGTACAGTGGTTATTGAAAATTTATTTGATATACCTGGCATTGGTTACTTATTGATGGATAGTATTAAATCTCGGGATTATCCAATTATACAAGGATGTGTATTATTTATTGGTTTTTTTGTTGTGTTAATCAATACAATTGCTGATTTACTCAGTCTATCCCTTGATCCAAAACAACGTTTACATTTTAAAAATCAAAAAAATAATTCAAACGTATCATCAATCTTAGAAAGTGGTGATCAACATGCTTAG
- a CDS encoding membrane protein, with amino-acid sequence MTLFDMPNYLWITTLIMILLTVFCCLVLNKWFVSAVITFVVLGVLAFFIPNFQDIKYQPLLGYAAFLAIMSLIISFLLWYFTRNWRKDRKARKLEKQIEKYGYEGAELRRKDKK; translated from the coding sequence ATGACATTATTCGATATGCCTAATTATTTATGGATCACAACTTTAATAATGATTTTATTAACAGTATTCTGTTGCTTAGTTTTGAATAAATGGTTTGTATCAGCAGTAATTACATTTGTAGTTTTAGGCGTGCTTGCCTTTTTCATTCCAAATTTTCAAGATATAAAATATCAACCATTATTAGGTTATGCTGCATTTTTAGCTATCATGAGTTTAATCATTAGTTTTCTATTATGGTATTTCACTAGAAATTGGCGTAAAGATAGAAAAGCTCGTAAATTAGAAAAGCAAATTGAAAAATATGGTTATGAGGGTGCTGAACTCCGCCGTAAAGATAAAAAGTAA